Below is a genomic region from Xiphophorus hellerii strain 12219 chromosome 1, Xiphophorus_hellerii-4.1, whole genome shotgun sequence.
TAACTTTGCCGACACCCCCAAAAATTGCTCTTAAAAAATCTCCCTGTTTATGGtccccccaataatgagatgggatttacaCCCTCGCGATCAACATGACAGAAAATGCAATTGattggaaaatactttttcaatcCCTTTAGAAATGAATCATAGGTTAGAGAGAGGATAGAGATTGTTGAAGTTCGAAGGGTGGAGACCAGATTGTTGATGATGGGAGCAATGGCTGTAGATTTAAATCCCGCGGGGATGATAccagaggacagagaggaaTGGATGATGTTAGTAATGATAGGGAGCAGAGAAGTGAGACAGGGTTTGACGAGAACTGTAGGAAAAAGATTGAGCTGACTGGAAGACGGTTTACACTGGCAATTAGCTGTCTGCACCAGAGGGGAGAGGAAAGACTGAGGGTAAGGGGTAAGGAAGTCTGAGTTCAACAGAGTTAGGCCCAAGGTTTTTGTGGATGGAAGAAACCCGGAACGAAGTTCAGGAATGATTAATCAGGAgtgattaacatttttaatataacaaaaaaagaggGATCATAACAGTTTGGAGGAAGAGCATTGGATGTTAACATTAAAAGAGAACAGCAAATAATCAGCAAAAGGAAGCTCATCAGAAGAAATTCAGAGGAATAAGTCCAGACAGAGCAGCTTAAAAGGTTCAGCGTGTGTCCTTGGATGTGGATCGGAAAGAAGTATTTGGAGAAGGAGAGATCAGATCAGCATCAACGTGAACGTTAAAATCCATATGACATTCGGTAAGAGGGCTTAGAGACGGGCAATCAGAGCAGCAAAGTCTTTCTTAAAAGAGGATAGACATCCCAGATGACAAGAAGGCAGGCATATGTAGCAGTGAGAACTGTCGGGTTCTCGCAGTGGGTTATTGCAAGACCCTCCACAGCTCGAAGTCACAACACTTGGCGACGTAAACAAACCCTGGTGTGGTGCTGGCAATCCACTTAACGccagtttttaatttatcaaactCATCAAAGAATAAAGaggactaaaataaatatttaaaaaattgcttaaCAATAATCCTAAAGAtataaaagaaagatttttggaaaagtttaaatgattaatattgACCAAAGACAAATAAGTTATGTTAGGTTATCGGAACCTGTCAACATTtctaaaaccaataaaaataattaaacctgCTATCATTATAATGGAAATAACTGCATAACAGAAACATGgtaaagttttaagttttagaCACCATTTTCTGTAGTGAAAAGTGAATCGAATGAGTCCTCGCAGCTGTTCAGTTGATATGCAGGATCTTTTAAACGCAGTTCAGAAACTGATTCTGAGGAACATGACAGAGGTTTGAGATGATTTTCTGATGGCTGTTTCACTCAAAATTGTCTGAAGTGAGGCGTACTGCCTGACACCCGGCAACAGCTGCTTCACTCACTTAGCTTTATGTGAGATAAGTGAGTTTAGCCTTcatttagaccaggggtctcaaactccagtgcctcgagggccgctgtcctgcaacttttagatgtgcctctgctgcaccacacctgaatagaataattaggtcattaaggctctggagaactgatctacacaaggaggaggtaattaagccaattcattccagtgttttgtacctgtggcacatctaaaaactgcaggacagtggccctcgaggactggagtttgagacccctgggtTAGACAGACAAGTGGCGAAACCAGGCAACAATGTTGAACCTAATGATGCACCCTACTGATGCCTTCTATATTACAGCATGTTGAAAGAGCCGCATCACTTTCTAACACAAGAGGCCCTCAACCTGCACAGAAAGTGTAGTTGCTAATGGACCCTGTTACTGACCTAGTCAACCTGAGCAGTCCATGAGAGTGTGTTGTGAATTTGTATTCCAGTGTATTTGTAAGTATCCACCTGGGCAAATAGATGCAATGGATGAGTAATCTCCTATTGCCTTCAGATTATAAAGAAGTTCCTGTGATATTTGGACATTAAGGATGAGAAACGGTTCCTCACAACACTGAAGACAGTTTTTAATCTGTCTTCAGATTAAAAACGCTGGTTAAATGTGATTTGTCTGAAATGAGGCAGAGAATAGCTGTGTCATCAGAAAATTTGAACATGTAGTTATTTTGTGTATTGTATTACAGTGTATTAAGCTGTACTTCACTAGCATCAAGagaaaatactttcaaaaaaatattaggCATTCCATTGGCGTattaaatttcacatttaacGTTCGCTTTTACTCATTTTAGTTTTCAAGCAGCAATTccaccacaaaaacaaatgaatgaaaaaaaataaataaaaatcacgagtagaaaaaaaagtaagtacTTACCCAAGGTGACTCCCAACATGCAAAAGGCCTGAAGTATGCTTTctctcattgtttttgttttactgtggtCCAGTCAGACAGATGGACTAGTTACTTGCAGCTGTTCAAGACAGTTGTCCCACTTTTTAGAAAATGCCCTGCTAAGCATATTCAGTCTCTATGGATAccttggtaaaataaataacactacttcaaattcaaattcaaaaatactttattaatcccaaaaggaaattaaatgttgttattactcatattaattcaaattattcagagttattgtagatggcgATGGCTGTTTTCAGGAAAAGGTCTCTTGTAGTGGCCTTGCACACCACTGTGCCttataactgcttaaaaataaacaacaccATGGAGAGAAAACTGTGCATAAGTTACACCACAagtttggcagcatttcagataaaacaaaagataattaaaacaaaagactaaTCAAAAAttacactgggtgacaaaaaaattttttttttggaacttGCCTATGTTTTTGTCTACCGAATTAGGATTATTTTGCAccgctgaatccaaaaatgaccTCCATTCTTCTCAGGTTAGGATTTTAATTCTAATTTGACTAAGAGAAATCCGGTCTTCTGACTGAATGgattacatttttgtgacatcaGTTCATTTTCGTTAATGTTTCTCATTCAATAAAAGTTTTAGGACAAAACAATTGTTTTCTAACACAGTgtattaaatgttacaaacttagatttctgtaaattgaataGTAAACACTGATAAGGGTAAATACATGTCTGATTAATatgtgagaacaagtcatgcattttgatgctcagaTCTAGACAGTCTGATCTACAGGTACATTTGGTAAATTTGGTTTCCACAACTAAATGTCTAACATTACAGCCTAAAGGTAGCAAAATAAGTCGACACTAAACTCCATGCTGAGTTGCACAGCAGAGATGCCACCAGTGTCACCTGGTTGTGTGCGTGCATAACTAAATTGAGTTTACAAAGACTCATCACTGTCTCAGTCCCGTGCtaacatgtttgaaaaatggCTCCATTGGATTCTTTGATTCAAAGAGGACTTATGCacaccaaaaaaatatttttacatctgttCAGTAGTTGCTTGGAAAACGGAAACCATCTTAAAATTCCGATTATAGAAATCTGACAGGATTTAATTAGAAGAATTAGCTTCTCATTAATCTCGTTAGCaagaaacagtttttgtttaaaacatgttcaacagacaaaaagaacaaaaaaaaaacaacttaagcaATAAGTAGTTAGGCGTGGCATTTATCTTGAAAAGTTAACACCGTGTAGGATTTTTGTGGCCAGTGGTATTTCTGAAAAGAGGGGATTTTGAAAGATACATATGGCAAACGTCATGTTTACATCAACATTTGAACAATTCTTATGAAATAATATGATAGTTGCAATAGAGGAGATTCTGTAGTGATTTAGAGTCATCCTGTAAGCTTCTGCCTTTTTATAAGAGGTACTTTATTGCaaacagcgccctctgctggtcaAAGACTGTTTTTACCAATGTGAATGCTTTCATAAATTACTTATACTATAAAAATTATTCTAGAACAGCAGCAGATTGACTGACAATTTATTAAGATAAGTTCATCTCAAGAAATGATTTCATGCAATGTTCATACGTTCattcataaaaatgacaattatattcaattaaattattttcaaaatgaaagcagTAAATTTGTTCCTAAAACACAAAGGGCTTTATTTACAAAGTATTATTGTATCAACTTTGTATATAGAGCAGTTGTCTTACACTGAAGTTTAGCTCAGAATTACAGAGGTTACAAACAGAAAGACAGGCATTTAACCACTAGACACACAATGAAATGATCTATATAATCAaatcaagaaaacaaataaaacaagtaattatttatgttaaaactaTGAGGATTAAGAAAATGAGTTTTAGAAGATGAGGAAATGTGGCAGTAGGTGTTATTTATTGAGGAAACACTGGAGAAGTATTTCAGTAAGGACAAAACATAGTAAACACTGCAACaggaaaaataacaacaataacatCTAGCAAAGATGAATTATCTTCAAAAacataacaataacaataacttAAAGATGAATACATTAAGGATGTAGATCCTTAAAAAGTTatgaaaaattgaaaaactaGAGAAgttaaatacaaatgaataaaCTGGCACCATCCTACTGGAAATGTATGCAAACGAGGAAATGATCAGCTCAGACAACACAGGATGTTGACGTCCCAATCCTGAGGTTTCAGCTTGTTGGTGTTAATATGGTGCTGAGATGATCCCCTCACTTAGGTGAAATGGATCTTGaaggggtggaggagggggaggggtTGGCCTTGTCTTTAGGCTCCAAACATAACAAGTCCAACTCAAGCTGACTGATGGAACGAATGCTAAcaggcaaaatggaaaaaaaacatggtcaATATCGATCTGGACAAACTGTAGGCTAAAGTACCCTCATATCTTACCACTTGGTGGAAATGACTTATAACAATCTACTTTCCAGATTTATTTTCACCAGAATTTGTCAgcaatatttgattaaatatttcaaaggaAAGTACTACAAACTGGAGATATCCTGAGCGCTTTTCAGATCATTGTTATGCGGGTCAAGAGAGTGAATAATGCACAGACCATTAACATACTCAGAAAGAGATGTACACAATGTTGACAAAGTATTCACTTGTctaccttcacacacacacacatacctgAGCAGCATCCTAATCTCAATCCATGCGGTTTCATATGATTTGAACAAACCTGTAAAGGTCTTCTACCCCAAACGTCCTCATCTATGTTATGGAACCTGCTTTGTGCTCTGGTGCACAGCCTTGTGAGAACAGACAGAAGCCAATTTCAAGTGTTCCCACAGTGTTGGGAGTTTGAAATACGCAAAAATGCCTTGGTGTGATGAAGCATTAGGAGTTTCTTTTACTAAAGCAAATGGGCTGAGTCTGGCTTCTGGTGAACGGTACCAAATAATGAATCAGGTGGTATCCTATCATGGTACCATGCTCAAATTCACAGTTTCTTCTGAGAGTGACCTATTTGTTCAGCCTCAGTGCTGGATTTCATACACCTGTAGCCATGTATGAAGGCCACTGTAACCCCTGAATTCAATGATTTGGATTGGGAAGCTAATACTTTTGCCAACGTTGTGTGTCTTTCGAAATGAAAagataattttataatttaatgtaCCCTGTGTCATTGTCCATGTCTTTCAGCTCCTCCTGGCACAGATGATTGATGAGACCTACACCAAAGCAGTCACCCAGTACATTCACCAAGGTGGCGAAATGGTCTCTAAAGAGTACAGAAGAAGATAAGAAACCTGCTGTCAGATTCAACTATGTTTTTCTTGAAGGTTTTCTCTTCCTCACTCTCCAACAGACAGCTGTACCAGCTCTTCTCCAGCTCATGCCATTCCTGTTAACCACATCCATCTCACAGGGTAATTTAATCAATCATTGCTATACATGCTCTCTACACAAGTAAGGGATCCTAAAACCCTTGTTTTGCAAGTTAAAAATCAAGTCTTTGTCAAAGATAAGCTTTCTCATAGCAAACCAGCATAACCCCATCAAGAATGACTGGACAGTTTGATTAAAGTACTGTTTTGAACAAGAGTAATGATCTGTGAACATCAGGTTGAACTTACACAAACCACTCAAAGACCATCAGAATGGAGACATGCTTCGCTGGCAGTCCCACAGCTGTCAGAACCATGACGGTGCTCGCAGGTCCCATCATTGGGACACCTGCAGCTCCAAAGCTGGCAACAGCACTAGTCAAACTGCAAACCAAGGACAGCTTTCATGAAGATTTCTATCTCAACTACAACACACAGCTGTATCGAAGCCTTTCCTTTTAGCAATCCCAGGATTCACATTTTCTCAATTCCAGACACATGTAGGAAGCAGCTTACCCAATGGAGATTATATAGCCGGCATCCAGGTTCATTTGAGATAGCTCGGCAACAAAGACGGCAGCGATCGATTCGTAGATCGCCATCCCATTCATGTTGATGGTGGAGACGATGGGCAACATGAGACGGCAGAATCTCACATCGACCTTCATGTTCTCTTCACAGCATTGAAGGGTGATAGGCAGAGTGGCAGAGCTTTGGCAAAAAGCACATCCTTTATTGGTGCACCATTTATATGTACTCGAGAAAAGTGTCAATctttgacaacaaacaaactaaacatctCACCTGGATGCCATGGTAACTGCATTTAGCAAAGCCTTGTTGACATGCCGGAAGACCAGAAAAGGGTTCTTTCTGGTGAAAGCAAAGTAAATCAAGGGAAGAGTGACGAAGGAGTGAATTGCAAACCTGAAAGAGACAACAAAGTCATGCTCAGTGTTAAAGCCATCCAAAGCAAAACTATTCACTGACCTTCAACTTTGacacttttatatattttgtcatGGTAAAACCACAGTTCATTGTGTTTGGGGGATTGTTTCCGCTAGCTTTGCTCGTTCACAGAACCAATATTTGtcacattcttctttgcaaaatagcatAAGCTTCACAAATTGCCACGGATTATCTAATGAATATACTGTAAGTCTGTCCTTTGACTAGGCAATTCTAGCACATGAATAAGCTGTAATGTAAAGCTTTCAATCCTCTCTAGCTGCAGGTTTAGCGACGTTGTGTTGGTTCTTGACACAATCTAAAGGCTTTGCTGCCTCTAACGTATTTTCTTTCAGGACTTGAGCTGTATGAAGGTCAAACCTTAGCCTGCTTTCCATGAACTCTGGCTAGCGTTCCTGTCTCTGATGAAAAGAAACATTCCATAACATGATGTACATGATGCTTTGTAAATACATTCAACGCAATGTCTTTCCTTCTTAGTTAGAGTTCAGTATCTCAGGAGCAATGGTTAATTTGGCACCAAAGCTGAAACAGACACAGTGGACATACCCTAGAAATAGCACCACTATAAGCTTTCCAACTTTAATGACAGATTTCCAGTTTTCAGTCTCCAACACGTGGCTTATCATCAAGAAATAAATTCCAATGGGCATGTACCTGAAACaaaaagtagtaaaaataaacaagattaaataaaaccaactgTTCGTTAAGAAAGGAAACGGCTGTCCTATGTACatacaaaaactgaaaccacATCTCCATCATGCAGTACTGATGATTTACTCTTGTGCTTGACCTGAACTAATTAACGGAATGTCTTTACATTGAAAAAGAATCTAATTTTATGAAAGAGTGAAATTATGTACTGTTTGATCTTACCACAGGATATACTTGAATATGATTTTTATTACATCGTTCATTTCTCTAGCGGCCTTCACAGTGGCTTTTGCCCGGGGTCCCACCTTGTTTAACAAAATGCCAATGGTGAAAGACCAGATGATCAGTCCTAGCATGTTGGCTCCATCAACATAACGGCCCTTCATTTGCATCTCTGTGTCATTATGCCCCTAGAAACACAAATATGCTGGCTGTAACTCTCTAGGAGCAGTTTTGTAGCAGTACAGCACCTTGTTAGACAATGCATATCACTTTTCTGCAATAAGTCGCACTAAAGGCttaaactttgatgtattttatttggatttattttgtgaatGACCAATCCAAACTATTGCATAGTTGTGAAGTGAAAAGAAGGAAATTCAAGGgttaaaaaaactttacatataaaaagaataataaaaaaaagttgtgtatTTAGTAAACTTTCTGTAACCTCTTCAGTAGCCCTGTACACTACCATGTGTGataatttgttttccttctgcagAGGCAGGAAAGCTGCTCAGACGTTttatgggaagatggatggagctaaatctaaaaaaatggaAGATGAAAATTGGAACAGATCTTCTGCTTGCAGTAGAACAGACACTCTAAGCATACAACCTAATCTACAATGGAATGCATAACCATCTATTGGATCCATGTAGTCAAACCCAGCCCTAAATACATCAGAAAATTTTTGGCAAGATGTGAAAATTGGTTTCCTTCTATTTCCCAAAAACCATTACTGTTGGGTTAATTGGTCTTGTCTTAACCAGTGGGTATGAGTGTTAGCCTGGTTGTTTGTCTCAGTGCTCTGTGATGTGCCCCTCCTCCTGTCCAATGATTGCAGCAGAATGGCACAACTGCCCTCATGTGTGTTGAAAATAAACACTACTTCTCCTTTCAGGTCTTAATTTAGAAGAAATTTAATGCAACCCATCCTTTATCTTCCTCTTCACTATCAAGTACTCCTTTGTGTTCGTTGACGactttaaactgaaacaaaatatattggagtttgtggttgtgatatGACGTGTGAAAAATCTTAAGGGTTATAAAGACCTTTGGAAAGTGctccagaataaaaacaaatatcagaAGAAAATACTCACTGATCCAGAGACGATGGTTTTGTCTACTAGACTGACCTTAACAAACACTGTCTGGTACTGGGGGAAAATAGAAACTGTTTGGAAACTTTCCAAACCCAACATGGGAAGCTACACAGCGAGTTGTggagctgaataaaaacatacatgCTCGAAGAAGGCCTGAACGAAGCTCTCTGGAACCATGTTCCTATGCGAGACAAAGGAgagtcagaaaaaaactgaCCTTGTAAACGTTAAggacaaaaaaacatgagaatatTATTTTCACCACTATGAGTTTCACCTAAGGAGTTTCAAATTATGAATTTCATATCATAATTTACATAAACCAAGCTAGTTTTGATAGTTATCAGACACAATAGAAATCTCTATTTTTACTTATCTAGAGTAAGTAAAAATAGCTTATAGGAattttttctaaacatttattCTCTCACCTAATAATATccatgaaaatgaaatgcaataGCGTATTCTGGGATATGCGATTTGGACTCTTCTGCTTTCGTGTCCCCACCAGGCTCAAGCGTGAGCACTAGAACCAGTCCTGCAACACAGGCCCAGGCAAGATGTTAAAATCAATTACACAATACACACTGTGGCGGTCTTAATGTACCTATATTACAAACTGCTAAAAGTTACCGATAATTATAGCCAGAGTGGTAGTGCCACAAACGTAGATTATTATGTAGAAAGCTGTTTTCCCAGACAATTTGCTGTTTAATGCAGTTACGCCTGAGAAAAGAGATGAGAACCAGAAGTTCACCTGGTGCCAGAGCAAAGAGCAAGACAACACACCAGTTCATGACTGTCCAAGTGAAAGTCCAAATGTCCTAACTGATCTTCATCT
It encodes:
- the LOC116710855 gene encoding LOW QUALITY PROTEIN: excitatory amino acid transporter 3-like (The sequence of the model RefSeq protein was modified relative to this genomic sequence to represent the inferred CDS: inserted 2 bases in 1 codon; deleted 1 base in 1 codon), translating into MTNITSIFQGSTLMMILLGLGTGFLLKFRFPVSKITERLIEMVGDVLLNLLQMFAVPLIVTSVISGVTALNSKLSGKTAFYIIIYVCGTTTLAIIIGLVLVLTLEPGGDTKAEESKSHIPEYALHFIFMDIIRNMVPESFVQAFFEHYQTVFVKVSLVDKTIVSGSVKGHNDTEMQMKGRYVDGANMLGLIIWSFTIGILLNKVGPRAKATVKAAREMNDVIKIIFKYILWYMPIGIYFLMISHVLETENWKSVIKVGKLIVVLFLGFAIHSFVTLPLIYFAFTRKNPFLVFRHVNKALLNAVTMASSSATLPITLQCCEENMKVDVRFCRLMLPIVSTINMNGMAIYESIAAVFVAELSQMNLDAGYIISIGLTSAVASFGAAGVPMMGPASTVMVLTAVGLPAKHVSILMVFEWFVDHFATLVNVLGDCFGVGLINHLCQEELKDMDNDTGIRSISQLELDLLCLEPKDKXPTPPPPPPLQDPFHLSEGIISAPY